Genomic DNA from Carassius gibelio isolate Cgi1373 ecotype wild population from Czech Republic chromosome B14, carGib1.2-hapl.c, whole genome shotgun sequence:
gcatctgaaaacatattttctctctgttatctcggtcagtgtcatgtacttgtcgaggtacggccacggcgactcactcctcgggattaaatgttctccgacctcatcctatgccatcatttcatcaaatatttttttgcgtgactggccaaggagtcgtaccatccggagcagaaggtggcggtaatgcatcataaagatgattGGTTGCTATCCACCTTAAACGCGAACAAgagcgtcactactgatccaggatcagcgatattagcagttgtatttcccgatttgagtttgagcttcagaaatgcttgcgaaatgtagcttgtgtggaagctaccgcactacttggtaaaagtagcttcgctactgaaaagctattcgattcagaaagtagcgaagctacgaccaagctactgagaaatgtagtcaaactagcttcgctgcttgtagcgacgctactgcccaacactgattattaattttaccatgtTGAACACGTCAAGGGAACAGTTGCTGCACGACCAGTATGCGACAATCGTTTCCAAATGCCGTGTGCTGTGGAAAGGAGGCTTAAAGTTGTTAAATGAGGCTATGACGTAGTCATCATCCACACggaaatgtccaaagatattaCCTGCCTTACCGtgcacgtttaaacctcactgaggttttacagacataagtttcattcaattattctggcaggaccaatttatttaggggcatatttcaccatctactggcgtgatcactaccctcgttttgccgcaggacagcagtgtgagtaaaattctgttgtctttctaggactgtaatatgaaaagcatgcaagtaaatatctttagaattgcttggaagtgaatagcacataactgcaattaatgttattgccataatcatgtcttGGTATGTTTTACAGACATAATGATATTCATTGTATAATGACATTCAtagttttcagaagcctctgtttccacagtctatactacaacgtgaaaccagtgttccaaaTGTATCCATTAGGACTAGTGACGTGTCGTccatgaacgaatcgttcttttgaacaaatcttttagctgaacgaatcttttaggtgaacgaatcgctCATgttatccactgactcatatttctcgttcaatGAAGTTTCTCCCTCcatagcagcgcggcgctataagcagcgcatgcgcagctcagtgaaccgggtaacaaccatttcatcctgtcaaagaattactcaacctcgagccgatagccttcgagtatgaggtgacagagtatgtgattcgttgaatgtagtaacgaatacgcccttcaatgaacgagtttcatatgagtctgaactagatctagagatcttatcgttcgtgagtgaaattactgaactggcacacatgtcattcgtgaacgaactgaatgaacggatacatgtcgttcgtgaatgaaaatgaactggcacatagcttaccttgttcgtgaacgaaattagagtaaaccgggttagtctgctacttagcatgtcaatctcgaaaatgcaaagcgcagttataggtacagtactgtgcacatacgctcgttttgatatttagcaactccacgtttaatccatagaccgtaaaagaaaggtttaatccccgatttatggatgtgaatttataatatacaactgtttgaccaaacaattaaaatgctaattaggcaagaaaccttgtgctttgttcatctgaacaactcaattagactttatatattgaatgcgattacacacacattttaataaagccagatcagcttttgtaacaagtgaacgcgttcgttgacttaagacataatacactcttttttCTTCCGCCTGGTGGCACATTTTGCGTAAAACGAAGAAATCATCACTGGACGaatctgaatgaatcattttggtgaatgaactgaaaatgaacgaatctctagaaagaatcataatttccaccactaattagtgctgcaacgacgcgtcgaCATCATCgtttacgtcgactacaaaataCATTGACGCGTGTGAAATGCGTgaacgcgtcacactgtttacatctcgcataATGGCATACTGCGAAtaatagaatgcaactttcttcacaaaccgagaccactgttattaaaagtatgagaatactttaaacagaggacaaataaaatggctctttgttccctttgcaaaaccgatatggtgtaccacggcagcacaactgcgatgagcGAGCACCTCAGAGAAAACATCTAGGCGCTCTCCGGTGTCTCCATGCAGTTTAACTGGTTAccctgtgatctggtgaccaacttcctggttcaggtctgatattcttgcgctgcggcattctgaaaagttgagatattttcaactcgatgcggtgcggacgcgctgaaaaaaaaagaaaaaaaaaaaaaaaataaaataaaaaaaataaaaaataaataaataaataaataaatatatatattatacatatattatctgCTCTGTTTTCCCCCGCATGTCCAGCGAGCACAAGTTTGTCAgcagacgcagtaaatatttattcgtttccactgcccgtccagcgagcaccagtctctcagcggacgcagtaaatattcattcgtttccactgtccgtccagcgagcaccagtctctcagcggacgcagcaaatatttattcgtttccactgcccgtccagcgagcaccagtctctcagcggacgcagtcaatatttatccgtttccactgcccgtccagcgagcaccagtctctcagcggacgcagtcaatatttatccgtttccactgtccgtccagcgagcaccagtctctcagcggacgcagtcaatattcattcgtttccactgtccgtccagcgagcaccagtctctcagcggacgcagcaaatatttattcgtttccactgcccgtccagcgagcaccagtctctcagcggacgcagcaaatatttattcgtttccactgcccgtccagcgagcaacagtctctcagcggacgcagcaaatatttattcgtttccactgcccgtccagcgagcaccagtctctcagcggacgcagcaaatatttattcgtttccactgcccgtccagcgagcaccagtctctcagcggacgcagcaaatatttattcgtttccactgcccgtccagcgagcaccagtctctcagcggacgcagcaaatatttattcgtttccactgtccgtccagcgagcaccagtctctcagcggacgcagcaaatatttattcgtttccactgcccgtccagcgagcaccagtctctcagcggacgcagtaaatatttattcgtttccactgtccgtccagcgagcaccagtctctcagcggacgcagcaaatatttattcgtttccactgcccgtccagcgagcaccagtctctcagcggacgcagcaaatatttattcgtttccactgcccgtccagctagcaccagtctctcagcggacgcagtcaatatttatccgtttccaccgtccgtccagcgagcaccagtctctcagcggacgcagtcaaTATCTATTCGTTTCCAccgcccgtccagcgagcaccagtctctcagcggacgcagtacatatttatccgtttccactgtccgtccagcgagcaccagtctctcagcggacgcagtaaatatttatccgtttccactgtccgtccagcgagcaccagtctctcagcggacgcagtaaatatttatttgtttccactgtccgtccagcgagcaccagtctctcagcggacgcagtaaatattgaTCCGTTTCCaccgtccgtccagcgagcacaaatctctcaacggacgcagtaaatatctattttcattattatttttctttcctctgtctgtccagctagcctcagtctcccagcggacgcagaaaATACCTATGTCTCTATCAGTCCGCGAGCACTAGTCTCACAGCGGACTCAATAACATCTATTTTTCCTCTGTTTGTCCAGTGGGCCTCAGTCtcctagcctggtaataccagactctgtctacgaagcaaagtgaagtagcggAGTCTgcaatggcataatagagaagtgttttctctctcgctagggggcacttgtctgaagtttaaaatcattggttacccgtaagccaatcagatacgtttagttatgacgtatgttatgcgcctgtacagccgcatcgaagcacagacatcatgcatcgaactcaaatctatgattgaacttccactgtaaatctgttgttaaacactcttcttgttctggcttcagtttgaaaaagagttgaatgttctccataacaaagcgaattgcatcccgtgtctcgtttcccatttccgcggtcgtttcagttttcgatttctctaacctacgaTTTAAAACTCTGTGCTTaacatctacgtcacggctctcagcccgccctctgctcgttgattggcccggctgtttccagaccggtggcaaaccgaaagctctgacgctgtatcagactgagtacagaagcgaaataaaattgagcggaagtaggaagtctgtcGTAGTCAGGCtatcagtctcccagcggacaccGTAAATACCTATTTTTCctctgcctgtccagcgagcactagtctctcagcggacgcagtatgcatccatctcttccTGTTCTTCGTCCAGCAAGCCCAGTCTTCCAGCGGACGCAGGGACATAATTCGTCTCCcatatctgtccagcgagcctcagtctcccagcggatgCAGTAATATCTATTAGTTTcccctgcctgtccagcgagcactagtctcccagcggacacagAAATATCTATTGGTGTCCCATGTCTGTCCAGCGAGcgctagtctctcagcggacgcagtaaatacctATTCATTTCCTCTacccgtccagcgagcctcagtctcccagtggaTGCAGgcacccgattcgaacgttatcactcgattgaatggggcgttatcagcgaTTATCAGCCCATAGGtatgggccaggaggggcctcctgtgcctactagtaggctcagagGGCTGTTATCAACCATTCACATGCTTAATCACCCACACATATACAAGtgaagactccagatccaatcccagaattcctgtgCTCACCTGTGATCGGAGGTCTACTGGACGAACGCGGCAACGTTGCGATATTTCCAGCgtaatattttcaggtaagactattaatATGATAcaactgagcatttaaactgttattaatTAGCCAGTAAGGGAAAATTGCGTGCCATGATTGTTGGcatgagataaccgtattgcgATGTGTCTGCAAACGTTATTGCTGACGTTAGGCCATATTACGTTATTAGCCTGTCGTAACGTTAACGTTGCATGCTTTATGTGTGCATTAACGTTGCTAATAAGCATGTTTTTACGTACAAACGCAACTTCTTTGTGCTGTTACTCCTTTCGAGCTGAATCTCACATAATTGGTTAGCGCCTGACagcattatgtgttttatttatggggagtaatataatttatttatttaaataaatgtaatagattagatataatatttaggctataatattataaattcgGTTTGTTTGTATtggtgacgtaatatgtaaattatatttgtgCGGCACGCGAAACTTGCACTTGGACAGCAGTGCAACCCACtggaaaaaaagtttgagaaccactgcatcagagcgtatactacaattgcgccccatcggcaaaagttatttttcatattaatgtttcatATGTActgttttatttgcactctgatttgcgtttcgtgtagctcagttggtagattattgccttataccttgatatgtaatcattctatcatgggttcgatcccagggaacgcaagtgcacgaaaatgtatatgctcaataaatcataatttagcatgatttcagTGAGGGTTAGGGGTTGGGGTTAaatgtggtcattcgaacgaataagccacctagtaaaatatgtacgaaatactgtgagatcggtgtaaatagtccacacattgcatttaaataaacctgcgttttgattggtaatgacgtaacacgtcatttcatgacgacagacgcaacgcttCGTCAAGGTGCTTACACAAACGTCGTTTATGGTCGTTTTTTATTTGAGGACTGCCTTTCTGTTTAGCTGTCTGTCTTACATTAGGTGTCTTTGTTACATTAGTGGCTCTTTACCTAACTTTTTTATCTTCCTTTACAGCATACATTTCCAGCTGTTTGCAAGGACTTCtgtggcaagtttgttttattgctCCATGTCTTTGTTGAACCATCAAAAATTTGGTTATGGGCTGTTTAGAatttattgttcacaaatctgtcttgtACAaatttctctctgtttatgttttaGGTTGAAGATGGCCCAGAGAGGTAAGCCTTACAATTGCATTAGGCAAGAGTGTCTGAGAACGATGGTATGATCTTttttattactgatttattacTGACTATATACTTCTTTCTTTGCTGTTATTAAACAAGAGAGAACTCACATTAATGGGAATCAAAAGGAAACCCTCAAATCATTTTTTAAAGATGGAATGACACGAGTTGGTTCACAATTAATACCAAGAGCTGCATCAGCTACTGGTTTGGACACCAGTGTGGTAGAAGTAAGGTTTACTTTAGTGCCACACTAACAAACAACAtgtcagataaataaataattctgctgCACTGCTTGTATAAATGATGTGTTTAGTTAACATTCGGTTTAATTGGTGTAATATCCTTTTGCTATTTTTTGTATTTCAGAACTGGATAGGTAATTACAAAAGATCTCAAACGACTAATGCTTCATCTGAGCCCCGTCCATCAAAGGCCAAAGTTCAAATTAGAGAGCTGTCGCCTTACAATCTTTTTTGTAGGGACATACTCAAAAACAAAGGtgagaaacaaaatttaaagactgttttaaatttttatactaaattgtttcttttcaTACATGATGGCCTTGTTGACATATGAGGGTCATGAAACAGATTTTAATGATAGTATTTGGCAAGTACTTCACACATGCAAATTGCAttcatcagtttaagaatgctgaATGTATTGAAAAGAATCATCAGGTCATCTACTTTACACGTTATCTTGTTTTCACAGAGTTGTTACAGATAAATGGTTTTCACAACCCTAAGTACTGATTGTCGTTGTATGAATTTACTTTACAAAGGAGATGCTGACTCTAATGCGTTAAGTTTTCTGTGCATCTATTTTTTCTTCAGGCACAATGAATGATATAAAGGGCAGGTGGGCCACATTGGGGGAAGATGCAAAGCAGAAATACATCCAGGAGGCAGCAGCACTGAGGGCACATAGGCAGGCACAGGACCTAAACCCTGAGATGAGGGATGCCCGAATTAAAATGCACCTTAAGAAGCTGAAGTTAGAGGTTTGGAAACAGGATTCATTTGCTAAGCATTAGTAGTATTCTTAAAGTATTAGATGGAAGGATGATCAACAGCAATTGTGGCAGAACATTGTGTTAGACAACTAGATTGTTTATCTctagtttttatcataatttcaaatgagttcgttacaaaaaaatattccagCTGATTTTTGTTTACAAGGCTATCAACATCAAATATTCTCACATTGAAGAAACTGTCAAAGAATCATACCACCTTCTCAAACTAAATTCCTACTGGTTGAGCTAGTCTATTCAGATCAAGGTGGTCAATTAAAGCATTAGTAGTCACAAATGGCTATGAGTTAAATTATTAGTTGCATTTGGACTCGATATAAACACAGCTAATGAattgttaaagggttaattcacccaaaaatcaaaattatgtcattaataactcccacttatgtcgttccaaacccgtgagacctccttttatcttcggaacacagttccaaagatattttagatttagtcctttagacctttctggacatggacagtgtaccgtacacacagcttcaatggagggactgagagctctcggactaaatctaaaatatcttatacTGTGTtacaaagatgaacgaagggcttactggtttggaacgacatgaggtatTAATGaccaaatttttgggtgaactaaccctgtaaTGTAACCCTGCTGGTCCCTGACCACTTATTTGCCACGTACAACaatactgtttttatatattgCCAAGCTCTGTTATGAGTTGTTTCTTCAGTGTGTGTTGGATTTTTAAAAGTaggttttgtgtattttgtgtataatcaattatttactatttttgtGGTTGTCGTCTTTATCCAAATATTGTAAAGGTGTCCAAGCTTGAGGATTTGGGTGTGGAAACCGCCATTTTATCATTTGACCGCAAGAAGTCCTCATTAGAGGTGTTTGAACTGAGCAGCAAAGGAGCCACTGATTTTCTCGATTCAACAGACACAGTGAACAACTTTGCACTGCATTTCAAAGGTATTGGTTATATGAAAATCCACAGAAATGGACTCAATCCCATAATAGTGCATATATACATAATAGAGTTTTATGAAATTAATTGTTGTCTGTTGTTTCATCTGTAGCCAGCTCCTCAGCCGCAACACCCTGTACCAGAGAACATGTCAGTGTTCTGGTAGGAAAAGTGAAAGATCTATTCAACAGAAAATATAGTAAGCATAAGttcaaatacttttaaaactgatATTAAAAAACTGCTAAACTTGATAACCTAATGTACTTTCATGAATCCATGGCATTGTTATCAAATGAAGAAATTATCTAATATGCCCATCAACCATTAGATTATATCATCTTACCAAAAATCAATGTTTGCAGCCTTTACACTGGCTATCAACTAGAAGGGAGAGTCAAAATTGTCCAACTGTGTAACATTGTGTAACATGTATATGTGTGCCCATGTCTTTCAGAGGAGGCCGGAGGTACCGGAAGGCTCCCCTACCAGTCCCTAGTGAATCAGGGCTTGACTATTAAAGTTTCTGGACTGCCCAACAGCCTTACCCTGAAAAAGCCTTCCTTTTATGGAAGGAACCAATTGGTTGGAATTTTGCAAGCTGCAGATGAGATTACATTTGAAATGGGTAAGTGACATTACCAGTGGTTGTCTTCCTCCACTTGTGTTTTGGCAGACCATTTGGCTCTATGCAAAGTGTTGAAAATAAGTTaactaaagaataaaaaaaggccTAATATAAGTCTTTGTATAGTGTTGGGCCATTGCATCTCTGTCCCTTCACCCCAACCAGTCAAGGTGGATGGCCGCCCAGGTTCTCACCCTGAGCCATGTTTTTTCTTGAGGTTTGCCTCTGCCTCTTAGTAAATggatcatatgatgcaatttcttgtTTTCCTCTTTCTTAAGTGTATTATGTAGCTGTTAGTGCAAGTATAAGATCTGTAGAGTTacaaagtctcaaacccaaagagatattctttgtaAAAGTTACTGCTCAGCCACACCTTCCTAAAACACTTCAGTTAAACAagcccccacatctctatgtcagtgtgtgtgtatacgcAAAGAAAGATGATGTAACTTTTTTCTCGCCGACGCCGTGTTTTTCATTCAAAAGCCAAACtattttgtttggccttccaaggGCTGTTCCAGAACATTTTGAGGACTGATTCTAGCATCTCAGAGAGCACAGATTGTTTCTATGTCTTTTTCTTTTATACGATAACAAATGCAAACTTACCAATCTGATACATTCTGGTCTGAGTCGCACTGGCAAAGTTGATCTATCAGCTTGGTCATCTGCAACATCAGATTCGGGCTCTAATTGATAAGGTTACATGTTAACATTAATTCATCGTGGGAATTGTTGGATCCttgttaataatattataaaagtacGGTCTAGACCTACTTTGTTTAAAAAGTGCTGTGAGATAATTTTTGTTATGAATTGGTGCTATATAAacaaaatttaattgaaattgatTCTGGTTATAGAAAATCTGTATGTGTCTTTGAAAGCTTGTAAGGGATGTGACACTCTTTCTAGTTTTGTCATTATAATGCAACACAATTTATAAAAAGGCACCTCTCCAGAATATCCTATATAGCTGTTTAGTTGAATGTGACTAGTAACTGGCCCTTAGcaatggttttaatttttaatgctaaatgcaaataacaTTCCTTCATTGATACTGCTGTGTGATTCATTATTTTTCGCCAGTAATGCATGAAggccatttttttgttttgctcatattacacaattgttttttttgttttgtttttccctaAAAATATCAATCAGAGGCATCACAATGTAGCCACACTGACATGGGGAATGCAGAGGGAATGCCCGAGCAAATGGATGCAGAAGGTACgctgagttgtttttattttatcttaaaataaatgtataacattAAACTTAAGAAGCATAGTTTACTAGCTATGTAACTTATTACGTATCTAGTATTCATTTGCACAGTACATTTAACAACGGTATACGTTATTGTAATAATACTAAATCAAAAGATGACATTTTCACCTTTGTGTGATGTGTAATGCTTTCATATCACCAGACACAGCAGAAGGCATCCAGCCGAAGGCAGTGGAGGAAATTTTAGAGGCCGTGTGTGAAAATggtatttcttttatttgttagTCATTTTACCAAAGGCTACAAATCAGTTTTTGGTATTGCTTAAGTTCGAGCTTAGTTAAAAAATTGTTCTGAGAAGTCTGCCATTGACTTTTGACACAAAGAGAAAAGCTCACttgtttgaaaattaaaatgtttaaatacaatatttatccA
This window encodes:
- the zgc:113176 gene encoding uncharacterized protein zgc:113176 isoform X1 — its product is MVVFYLRTAFLFSCLSYIRCLCYISGSLPNFFIFLYSIHFQLFARTSVASLFYCSMSLLNHQKFGYGLFRIYCSQICLVQISLCLCFRLKMAQRERTHINGNQKETLKSFFKDGMTRVGSQLIPRAASATGLDTSVVENWIGNYKRSQTTNASSEPRPSKAKVQIRELSPYNLFCRDILKNKGTMNDIKGRWATLGEDAKQKYIQEAAALRAHRQAQDLNPEMRDARIKMHLKKLKLEVSKLEDLGVETAILSFDRKKSSLEVFELSSKGATDFLDSTDTVNNFALHFKASSSAATPCTREHVSVLVGKVKDLFNRKYKEAGGTGRLPYQSLVNQGLTIKVSGLPNSLTLKKPSFYGRNQLVGILQAADEITFEMEASQCSHTDMGNAEGMPEQMDAEDTAEGIQPKAVEEILEAVCENGVQQMEESSETATTVAIVMTEDKDGGNLCCVCHIHFDDRKKNARKKWRSWSQCTVCESWSHTACGFKKNMCVHCQGQDTMQTP
- the zgc:113176 gene encoding uncharacterized protein zgc:113176 isoform X2; this encodes MAQRERTHINGNQKETLKSFFKDGMTRVGSQLIPRAASATGLDTSVVENWIGNYKRSQTTNASSEPRPSKAKVQIRELSPYNLFCRDILKNKGTMNDIKGRWATLGEDAKQKYIQEAAALRAHRQAQDLNPEMRDARIKMHLKKLKLEVSKLEDLGVETAILSFDRKKSSLEVFELSSKGATDFLDSTDTVNNFALHFKASSSAATPCTREHVSVLVGKVKDLFNRKYKEAGGTGRLPYQSLVNQGLTIKVSGLPNSLTLKKPSFYGRNQLVGILQAADEITFEMEASQCSHTDMGNAEGMPEQMDAEDTAEGIQPKAVEEILEAVCENGVQQMEESSETATTVAIVMTEDKDGGNLCCVCHIHFDDRKKNARKKWRSWSQCTVCESWSHTACGFKKNMCVHCQGQDTMQTP